The following coding sequences lie in one Desulforegula conservatrix Mb1Pa genomic window:
- a CDS encoding TetR/AcrR family transcriptional regulator has protein sequence MKLREDEREVRKTLIIAAAMKLFEEKSFHEIGMRDIAAEAGVSAASIYRYFPSRDDLFVEALIQDINTIEQLLEKRLEQGSSIEELAVAVVDYLIDNEATFQMMCHFMIRGGINQRALKKFNAVQRYFLKMFDEVVKKAQGVESIRFFTHAFFASLAGVVMTFRNYPGRSMEERREYMHKLALLIMHEGNTLEVLSSDKKARGISSIAQD, from the coding sequence ATGAAACTGCGGGAAGATGAAAGGGAAGTCAGAAAAACTCTTATTATTGCCGCAGCAATGAAATTGTTTGAAGAGAAATCTTTTCACGAGATAGGGATGAGGGACATAGCTGCGGAAGCGGGGGTTTCAGCGGCGTCTATTTATCGTTATTTTCCAAGTCGTGATGACCTTTTTGTAGAAGCGCTGATTCAGGATATCAATACGATTGAGCAGCTGCTCGAAAAACGGCTGGAGCAGGGAAGCTCAATTGAAGAACTGGCCGTGGCGGTTGTTGATTATCTTATAGACAATGAGGCAACATTTCAGATGATGTGCCATTTTATGATTAGAGGTGGAATTAATCAAAGGGCGCTCAAAAAGTTTAATGCAGTACAGCGTTATTTCTTAAAAATGTTTGATGAGGTAGTAAAAAAAGCACAGGGTGTGGAAAGCATAAGATTTTTCACCCACGCATTTTTCGCTTCACTTGCGGGAGTTGTAATGACCTTCAGAAATTATCCTGGACGTAGCATGGAAGAGAGAAGGGAGTATATGCACAAATTAGCTCTCCTTATCATGCACGAAGGTAATACTCTTGAAGTTCTTTCAAGTGACAAGAAAGCCCGCGGGATCAGTTCCATAGCGCAGGATTAA
- a CDS encoding ArsA family ATPase produces the protein MRVILFTGKGGTGKTTCAAATALMAASKGIKTLVISTDPAHSLSDSFDVKIGPEPTEIIPNLFAQELDIYYSMRKYWGNLRSVMLQMFHWQGIDRKLSEEMSALPGMEEASAFLWIEKHYEDRVFDLIVIDSAPTGETLTLLTLPQATKWWTLRMFPIPKLAVRTFGSMFDLTTGIPVAKGYDELQEIMSKLEKVHKIFSNPEICSIRLVTTPEKMVIQEARRAFMYLQLYGFGVDAVIVNRILPDIDGESFFNNFIAKQDKYLSEIETSFHPVPILRINHFGEEVFGQAKLSRVSEMLYPDISAIDVFFKEKVINIYETAFGYNIDLSLPFADLSEIDIKTYSDEMVIDIGNRRKNLFLPKFLRFYEMKGYEKNGAKVTVKFEPKK, from the coding sequence GTGAGAGTAATTCTTTTCACAGGAAAAGGCGGCACAGGAAAAACCACCTGCGCCGCAGCAACGGCACTCATGGCTGCAAGCAAAGGAATTAAAACCCTCGTCATTTCAACTGACCCGGCACACAGTCTTTCGGACTCCTTTGATGTAAAAATAGGGCCTGAGCCTACTGAAATTATACCTAACCTTTTTGCCCAGGAACTTGATATTTATTATTCCATGAGGAAATACTGGGGAAATCTTAGATCTGTAATGTTACAAATGTTCCACTGGCAAGGCATTGACCGAAAACTGTCTGAGGAAATGTCAGCTCTTCCAGGAATGGAAGAAGCATCAGCTTTTTTATGGATAGAAAAACACTATGAAGACAGGGTTTTTGACCTGATAGTCATCGACAGTGCCCCGACAGGAGAGACGCTTACTCTTTTGACGCTTCCGCAAGCAACGAAATGGTGGACATTGAGAATGTTTCCGATACCAAAGCTTGCTGTAAGAACTTTTGGTTCAATGTTTGATCTTACCACTGGGATTCCTGTTGCTAAAGGATATGATGAACTTCAGGAGATCATGTCAAAGCTTGAGAAGGTACACAAAATATTTTCCAACCCTGAAATATGCTCAATACGACTGGTTACAACGCCTGAAAAAATGGTAATACAGGAAGCGCGTCGAGCCTTCATGTATCTTCAGCTTTATGGATTTGGAGTAGATGCTGTTATTGTTAACAGAATACTGCCAGACATAGATGGAGAAAGCTTTTTCAATAATTTTATTGCCAAGCAGGACAAATATCTGTCTGAAATTGAAACCAGTTTCCACCCTGTCCCGATTCTTAGAATAAACCATTTTGGAGAAGAAGTATTCGGACAAGCAAAGCTTTCCAGGGTATCGGAGATGCTCTACCCTGACATTTCAGCTATAGATGTTTTTTTCAAAGAAAAGGTTATAAATATCTACGAGACAGCATTTGGATACAATATAGATCTGTCACTTCCATTTGCAGACTTAAGTGAAATAGACATCAAAACTTATTCTGATGAGATGGTCATAGATATTGGCAACAGAAGAAAAAATCTTTTCCTGCCTAAATTTTTAAGATTCTATGAAATGAAAGGATATGAAAAAAATGGGGCTAAAGTAACGGTCAAATTCGAACCAAAAAAATAA
- a CDS encoding NUDIX hydrolase — translation MEYIDILNPDGSPAGFSYPRNKAHAEGLFHKSIHLWIVNTKGELLIQKRSLSKTAHAGLWDISCAGHVESGDTSDATVIKEAKEELGLDISIDDIKFCHTILTKNIYDSGRYIDNEYIDIFLTIKNISISDICFDQDEVSDVRSIHLKDFMELVLLKDPRVSPHYDEYSYMFDFTELKHFLN, via the coding sequence ATGGAATATATTGACATCCTTAATCCGGACGGATCTCCTGCCGGATTCAGTTATCCAAGAAATAAGGCCCACGCCGAAGGACTCTTTCACAAAAGCATTCATTTATGGATTGTGAATACCAAAGGTGAACTGCTGATTCAGAAGAGGTCGCTTTCAAAAACCGCCCATGCAGGCCTCTGGGATATATCATGTGCAGGCCATGTTGAAAGCGGAGATACTTCTGACGCGACTGTAATAAAAGAAGCAAAAGAAGAATTAGGCTTAGATATATCTATAGATGATATTAAATTTTGCCACACGATTCTTACAAAAAACATTTATGATTCAGGCAGATATATTGACAACGAATATATAGATATTTTTCTGACGATTAAGAATATAAGTATTTCTGATATTTGTTTTGATCAAGATGAAGTCTCTGATGTCAGATCCATCCACCTGAAAGATTTCATGGAATTAGTTTTACTTAAGGACCCAAGAGTATCTCCGCATTACGATGAATATTCTTATATGTTTGATTTTACGGAACTAAAACATTTTCTAAACTGA
- a CDS encoding polyhydroxyalkanoate synthesis regulator DNA-binding domain-containing protein, with amino-acid sequence MTSIVHIKKYANRRLYDMEKSKYVTLIEVADMIKNGREVEVTDANTEEDVTAFILTQIVLEKSKHKKALLPIPLLHLIIRYGDNILSEFFEKYLQITIDRYVSHKIAFDEHFKKVIDLGMGWSDIAQKSIAGITPFKPFMDIFSGEPKPSDNKDGDEEK; translated from the coding sequence ATGACTTCAATTGTACATATAAAAAAATACGCAAACAGACGTCTCTATGATATGGAAAAGAGTAAATATGTCACTCTGATCGAAGTAGCTGACATGATAAAAAATGGCAGAGAGGTTGAAGTGACGGACGCTAACACTGAAGAGGACGTGACTGCTTTCATACTTACTCAGATAGTGCTTGAAAAATCAAAACATAAAAAGGCCCTTCTTCCGATTCCATTGCTCCATCTTATTATAAGATACGGGGATAATATTCTGAGCGAGTTTTTTGAAAAATACCTTCAGATTACAATAGACAGGTATGTTTCTCATAAGATTGCCTTTGATGAGCATTTTAAGAAAGTTATCGATCTTGGGATGGGCTGGTCGGATATTGCCCAGAAGAGCATAGCAGGGATTACGCCTTTCAAGCCTTTTATGGATATTTTTTCTGGGGAACCAAAGCCTTCTGACAATAAGGATGGTGATGAAGAAAAATAG
- a CDS encoding DUF4178 domain-containing protein yields MGIFDIFFKKDKKNERDPLNLSLSTMQSGDYVDYDMRTWQVRQTAHYEWGANDITKEWQLVSGNETIYLEMESGDESSWSISKKINIAQMGDNVRKAIIDNGDPPESIVFDGKEYSMVVSGGGFYYEHGKPLSQKLLKWDYSDDSGEKFISIEQWGENEFDASEGISAREYQFNNITPGVPG; encoded by the coding sequence ATGGGCATTTTTGACATTTTTTTCAAAAAAGACAAAAAGAATGAACGAGACCCTCTAAACTTGAGTCTATCCACAATGCAGTCCGGAGATTATGTCGACTATGACATGAGGACATGGCAGGTCAGACAGACAGCTCATTACGAGTGGGGCGCAAACGATATCACCAAAGAATGGCAGCTTGTCTCAGGCAATGAAACAATCTACCTTGAAATGGAGTCAGGAGATGAAAGCTCCTGGAGCATAAGCAAAAAAATAAATATTGCGCAGATGGGTGACAATGTAAGAAAAGCCATAATCGACAATGGAGATCCTCCTGAATCAATAGTATTCGATGGCAAGGAATATTCTATGGTGGTATCAGGCGGGGGATTTTACTACGAGCATGGCAAGCCTTTGTCCCAGAAACTCCTCAAGTGGGATTATTCTGACGACAGCGGGGAAAAATTCATCTCCATTGAACAGTGGGGTGAGAATGAATTTGATGCTTCCGAGGGCATATCAGCCCGGGAATACCAGTTCAACAATATTACTCCTGGAGTCCCTGGATGA
- a CDS encoding response regulator, protein MNDIYSYDFLDFAVSDPNKINSPKSSWKVLMVDDDPEVHKMTRLVLGDIVFEGKGLDFLSAYSAKEAESIFLKHNDIAVVLVDIVMENDTAGLDFIRFIRNEMLNDSVQIIVRTGQPGIAPEKKIILEYSINDYTAKTELTADKLFTSIITAIRSYLHLSSIKELNSRLSEEIQYRSKIEEEIRELNSNLEKKVRLRTDELELANSSLMQTYEKTKRLAESARAANRAKTAFLASMSHEIRTPMNGIIAMIHLLFETSPTDEQAEYLNIIRTSSDSLLTIINEILDYAKIEAGKIQIVKNEFDLECLVSDIADLMAVKAHEKNIDLHIDFGEDIPTNVFGDYTRIRQVLINLVGNAIKFTDAGEVLVHLKLDGWNENKARIKFSIIDSGVGIPEEKMHMLFKSFTQVSSATTPKVNGTGLGLAISKKIVNAMGGKIGCSSIDGAGSVFWFYLDFDVKEDAESCAMPITNEIRSCIVSSSVAQAGIIRSLIEPMSSSIAYFSSLGLFMNDFSVLASGEEYDVVIADTGFSGSDTFEEQITELIGNPGFKGRIISLIPVGLKYSKLNRCYGDRFISITKPFRKEILKSAVAGMKIERVLNEEKNIDDVEGVSIKSGLNLLVVEDNQVSQMVALKLLKRYNCAVDVVSNGLEAIRRLAFKSYDAIFMDVRMPGMNGFEATKLIRSATIPQIDPNMLIFAMTANAMKGDEKLCLKIGMNDYLSKPILPENVRFLLEKYFKV, encoded by the coding sequence ATGAACGATATATATTCTTATGATTTTTTAGATTTTGCAGTTTCTGACCCGAACAAGATAAACAGCCCAAAATCATCCTGGAAAGTTTTAATGGTTGATGACGATCCTGAGGTCCATAAAATGACACGGCTCGTTCTTGGCGACATTGTTTTTGAGGGAAAAGGCCTCGATTTCCTGAGTGCCTATTCTGCAAAAGAAGCTGAAAGTATTTTTTTGAAGCATAATGATATCGCTGTGGTTTTGGTGGATATCGTTATGGAGAATGATACGGCTGGTCTTGATTTTATACGTTTTATTCGTAATGAAATGCTTAATGATTCTGTGCAGATAATTGTCAGAACAGGGCAGCCTGGAATAGCTCCCGAAAAAAAGATCATTCTTGAGTATTCCATTAATGACTACACGGCAAAAACAGAACTTACGGCTGACAAGCTTTTTACCTCTATAATAACTGCGATAAGATCATATTTGCATTTAAGTTCGATCAAGGAGCTAAATTCGAGGCTTTCAGAAGAGATTCAATATAGATCAAAGATTGAGGAGGAAATAAGGGAGCTTAATTCGAATCTGGAAAAGAAAGTCAGACTCAGAACTGATGAGCTTGAACTCGCGAACAGTTCTTTGATGCAGACCTATGAAAAAACAAAGAGGCTTGCAGAATCCGCAAGAGCTGCCAACAGGGCCAAGACAGCATTTCTTGCCAGTATGAGCCATGAAATCCGGACCCCCATGAATGGAATCATTGCAATGATCCATCTCCTCTTTGAAACAAGCCCGACTGATGAACAGGCCGAATACTTGAATATTATAAGAACAAGCTCTGATTCCCTTTTGACAATAATAAACGAGATACTCGATTATGCGAAAATTGAAGCCGGCAAAATCCAGATCGTAAAAAATGAATTTGACCTTGAATGCCTTGTATCCGATATTGCCGATCTGATGGCTGTCAAGGCTCATGAGAAGAATATCGATCTGCATATAGACTTTGGCGAGGATATTCCAACAAATGTTTTCGGAGATTATACGAGAATACGTCAGGTACTCATAAATCTTGTCGGGAACGCAATAAAATTTACTGATGCCGGAGAGGTCCTTGTTCATCTTAAACTTGACGGATGGAATGAAAACAAGGCACGTATCAAGTTCAGCATCATAGACAGCGGAGTTGGGATTCCCGAAGAAAAAATGCACATGCTTTTTAAATCTTTTACCCAGGTGAGTTCAGCAACAACTCCAAAAGTTAACGGTACAGGCCTGGGACTTGCAATTTCAAAAAAAATTGTCAACGCGATGGGCGGAAAAATAGGATGCAGCTCGATTGACGGAGCCGGATCTGTTTTTTGGTTCTATCTTGATTTCGATGTGAAAGAAGACGCAGAATCTTGCGCAATGCCCATCACAAATGAAATAAGATCATGTATTGTTAGCAGCAGTGTTGCACAGGCCGGAATTATCCGTAGTTTGATAGAGCCTATGTCATCAAGTATTGCTTATTTTAGTTCTTTAGGTCTATTTATGAATGATTTTTCTGTTCTGGCCTCTGGTGAAGAATATGATGTAGTTATTGCTGATACGGGCTTTTCAGGATCTGATACTTTTGAGGAGCAAATAACCGAACTGATAGGTAATCCGGGGTTTAAAGGACGAATTATCTCTCTTATACCTGTAGGACTCAAATATTCTAAATTGAACAGGTGTTATGGTGATCGTTTCATAAGTATCACAAAACCTTTCAGAAAAGAGATTTTGAAATCCGCAGTTGCCGGAATGAAAATTGAGAGGGTTCTTAACGAGGAAAAAAATATTGACGATGTTGAAGGTGTTTCGATTAAAAGTGGCTTGAACTTGCTGGTTGTCGAAGATAATCAGGTTAGCCAAATGGTTGCGCTTAAGCTCCTGAAACGCTATAATTGTGCCGTTGATGTTGTTTCAAACGGGTTGGAAGCCATCCGTAGGCTTGCGTTCAAAAGCTATGACGCCATTTTTATGGATGTTAGGATGCCAGGTATGAACGGGTTCGAGGCAACTAAGCTTATTCGTTCGGCCACAATTCCTCAGATTGATCCTAATATGCTTATCTTTGCAATGACCGCCAACGCAATGAAAGGTGATGAAAAGCTGTGCTTAAAAATAGGTATGAATGATTATCTTTCCAAACCTATACTGCCTGAAAACGTTCGTTTCTTGCTTGAAAAGTATTTTAAAGTATAA
- a CDS encoding PspA/IM30 family protein translates to MSFFKRLFKIGEAEAHAVLDKLEDPIKITEQGIRDLKKDLQESMTSLAEVKGVAIKTRKDADNQKLLAEDYERKAMLLLQKMQAGQLAPADAERLATDALSKKEQAAIEAARLHQEASNHEKMCDQLQTNINKLKSNVSKYENDLLTLKARSKTATASRKINEQLSKIDSSGTISMLEKMKAKVEAEESLAIAYGEMASVEKSVDDEINRALAGSSTQALPGAGSSQLDDLKKKMGIV, encoded by the coding sequence ATGTCATTTTTCAAAAGACTTTTCAAAATAGGCGAAGCCGAAGCACACGCCGTTTTAGATAAACTTGAAGACCCCATTAAAATTACGGAACAGGGCATAAGGGATCTTAAAAAAGATCTTCAGGAATCAATGACAAGCCTTGCCGAAGTCAAAGGCGTAGCAATAAAAACAAGAAAGGACGCCGATAATCAGAAGCTGCTGGCCGAAGACTATGAAAGGAAAGCCATGCTTCTTCTTCAGAAAATGCAGGCGGGGCAACTTGCTCCGGCAGATGCTGAAAGACTTGCGACCGATGCTCTGTCCAAAAAAGAGCAAGCTGCGATTGAAGCGGCAAGGCTTCACCAGGAAGCCTCAAATCATGAAAAAATGTGCGATCAGCTTCAGACCAATATAAATAAGCTCAAATCCAATGTGTCAAAATATGAAAATGATCTGCTAACACTCAAGGCAAGATCAAAAACTGCTACAGCCTCAAGAAAAATCAATGAACAGCTCTCAAAGATCGATTCTTCTGGCACCATCTCAATGCTGGAAAAAATGAAAGCCAAGGTAGAAGCAGAGGAAAGCCTTGCAATTGCTTACGGAGAAATGGCGAGCGTGGAAAAAAGCGTGGATGATGAAATAAACAGGGCGCTTGCCGGCTCATCGACCCAGGCGCTGCCTGGTGCCGGATCTTCTCAGCTCGACGATCTGAAAAAGAAGATGGGAATAGTCTAA
- a CDS encoding YbjN domain-containing protein, whose product MKRKLEEIKSIVLDMGIEIIKEDESNELIILNDEESGIKNMIIDCEDPIVVIEQLIMKTPTPSGNLFKRLLQMNRELIHGAFVLDESGESILFRDTLQIENLDKNELEASIRSLQLALSEYAGELLKYAGI is encoded by the coding sequence ATGAAAAGAAAACTTGAAGAGATTAAAAGCATTGTACTTGATATGGGTATAGAAATAATCAAGGAAGATGAATCGAATGAACTGATTATATTGAATGATGAAGAAAGCGGAATAAAAAACATGATTATAGACTGCGAGGACCCGATAGTAGTAATTGAGCAGCTCATTATGAAAACGCCGACCCCTTCTGGGAACCTTTTCAAACGACTTCTTCAGATGAACAGAGAGCTTATCCACGGAGCATTTGTTCTTGACGAGTCAGGCGAAAGCATACTTTTCCGTGACACCTTGCAGATTGAAAACCTTGACAAAAATGAGCTTGAAGCGTCCATAAGATCTCTCCAATTGGCTCTTTCAGAATATGCCGGTGAGCTTCTTAAATATGCAGGGATTTAG
- a CDS encoding iron-sulfur cluster assembly scaffold protein, whose translation MAGKAIDFWNDHSEKYLEMAFDSTRRERLENPSGYGKRTGECGDTIEIFIDVMNGFLQTVAYDSNGCTNTHACASTLAMMVEGKPVEEGWNITPEVIAQYLETLPDDEFHCAELAVGAFYLALSSVSNKNL comes from the coding sequence ATGGCAGGTAAGGCTATTGATTTTTGGAATGACCATTCAGAAAAATATCTTGAAATGGCTTTTGACTCGACAAGACGCGAGCGCCTTGAGAATCCTTCTGGTTATGGGAAAAGGACAGGTGAGTGCGGTGATACTATTGAGATTTTTATAGATGTCATGAATGGCTTTTTGCAGACAGTTGCTTATGATTCAAATGGGTGTACAAATACCCATGCTTGCGCAAGCACCCTTGCAATGATGGTAGAAGGAAAACCTGTAGAAGAAGGCTGGAATATTACTCCTGAAGTGATTGCCCAGTATCTTGAGACTTTGCCTGATGATGAATTTCACTGTGCCGAGCTGGCTGTCGGAGCTTTTTATCTTGCATTATCCAGTGTTTCGAACAAAAACTTATAA